The following nucleotide sequence is from Deltaproteobacteria bacterium.
ATCTCAACATCGCCCAGGCCAGCGTCATGTTGGATCGATCAGGAAAGATACTGGATTCCAGCGTTTCCGCCCGGCGGGACGGGGAATTTATCATGGTCAATCAGGAAGAAGAAGCGATTCACTTGATGGACGTATCACCGAATCAATTAGTCAGCGTAGCCGCTTCTTTGATCCCTTTCCTCGAGAATGATGATGCCAACCGGGCTCTGATGGGCTCCAATATGCAGCGCCAGGCCGTTCCTTTGTTAGCCTGCCGGGCCCCGATCATCGGCACCGGCATTGAAGAGGTGGTGGCCCGGGACTCGGGAGTCACCGTAGTGGCCAAACGGGACGGGATCGTTGAAGACGTGGATGCCGATCGTATTGTGGTCCGGTATCTCTCAGACAAAGAATCCGAAAAGGCCTTAGGCGCTGATGTCGAAATTTACAAGCTGACCAAGTTCCTGCGCTCCAATCAAAATACCTGTTTTAACCAGAAACCCATCGTCCGTAAAGGCGACTTTGTAGGCAAGGGGCAGGTTATTGCCGATGGGCCGTCCACGGAACGGGGGGAATTGGCCCTGGGGCGGAATGTCACGGTGGCCTTTATGTCCTGGGGAGGGTATAATTTTGAAGATTCGATCCTGGTGGGGGAGCATTTGGTCAAAGATGATGTCTTTACCTCCATCCATATTGAAGAGTTTGAACTGATTGCCCGGGATACCAAACTGGGCCGGGAAGAGATTACCCGGGATATTCCCAATCTGGGTGATGAATCCTTAAAGAATCTGGATGAAAGCGGGATTATCCGTATCGGAGCCGAAGTGAAGCCCGGGGATATCCTGGTAGGCAAGATCACTCCCAAAGGGGAGACCCAGCTTTCTCCCGAAGAAAAATTACTTCGGGCCATTTTTGGAGAGAAGGCCGGAGATGTCAAGGATACCTCCTTAAGGGTCCCGCCGGGGATCGAGGGGATCGTGATCGATGCCAATGTTTTTTCCCGGAAAGGCGTAGAACGGGACAGCCGGTCCAGGGCCATTGAAGAAGAAGAGATCTCCCGGATTATGAAAGACCAGAACGATGAAATCCAGATCGTGCAGAGAGAGGCCTTGCTGCGATTGAAAGGGATATTGACGGGAAAAGTCTCTGCCGGAACCATTAAAGAGGATCGAAGCGGAAAAATTTTGATATCCAGGGGTGAGAAATTTACCTCCGATCGACTATCCAAAATCCCGGTCAAAAAATGGAAGGAACTTTCAGCGGCCAAGGGAAAAGAACTGAAAGAAGATGTGGACCAGATTATTAAAGATTACCAGGAACAGGTCAGTCTGATCAAAGAGAGCTTTGAAGGGCGGATCGTCAAATTAAAAAGGGGGGATGAATTGCCTCCGGGCGTCGTCAAGATGGTCAAAGTCTATGTGACCGTGAAACGGAAGCTTTCAGTGGGCGACAAGATGGCCGGCCGTCACGGGAATAAGGGGGTCGTCTCCCGGATCCTGCCTACCGAAGATATGCCCTATTTCGCGGACGGCACCCCGGTTGATATCGTCCTCAATCCCCTGGGAGTCCCTTCGAGGATGA
It contains:
- the rpoB gene encoding DNA-directed RNA polymerase subunit beta, with translation VGELLENQYRIGLVRMERTIKERMTLQEIETLMPHDLINPKPVAAVVKEFFGTSQLSQFMDQTNPLSEITHKRRLSALGPGGLTRERAGFEVRDVHPTHYGRICPIETPEGPNIGLIVSLSTFARVNEFGFIETPYRTVQDGVVSREVNFLSAMDEKDLNIAQASVMLDRSGKILDSSVSARRDGEFIMVNQEEEAIHLMDVSPNQLVSVAASLIPFLENDDANRALMGSNMQRQAVPLLACRAPIIGTGIEEVVARDSGVTVVAKRDGIVEDVDADRIVVRYLSDKESEKALGADVEIYKLTKFLRSNQNTCFNQKPIVRKGDFVGKGQVIADGPSTERGELALGRNVTVAFMSWGGYNFEDSILVGEHLVKDDVFTSIHIEEFELIARDTKLGREEITRDIPNLGDESLKNLDESGIIRIGAEVKPGDILVGKITPKGETQLSPEEKLLRAIFGEKAGDVKDTSLRVPPGIEGIVIDANVFSRKGVERDSRSRAIEEEEISRIMKDQNDEIQIVQREALLRLKGILTGKVSAGTIKEDRSGKILISRGEKFTSDRLSKIPVKKWKELSAAKGKELKEDVDQIIKDYQEQVSLIKESFEGRIVKLKRGDELPPGVVKMVKVYVTVKRKLSVGDKMAGRHGNKGVVSRILPTEDMPYFADGTPVDIVLNPLGVPSRMNVGQVMETHLGWVSQELGKKVAELLKTLGRDGETRRFLRKIYDSKKVEEYIDGLSEENLPVLAAQFDEGVHMSTPVFDGADEEDIQKLLKLAGLPETGQSVLYDGRTGQAFDRPVTVGVMYMLKLHHLVDDKIHARSIGPYSLVTQQPLGGKAQFGGQRLGEMEVWAMEAYGAAFTLQEFLTVKSDDVVGRTRMYEKIVKGDNILEAGLPESFNVLVKELQSLGLNVELLEGEPSQEGHH